Proteins encoded within one genomic window of Humulus lupulus chromosome 1, drHumLupu1.1, whole genome shotgun sequence:
- the LOC133791031 gene encoding uncharacterized protein LOC133791031: MASDESMKIRSCISMQDVLDDDDVDFDDPHPRLLHHHPNQNFSRLSICTSSSTYGADEDDDDDMGTYMSRLSIESFDGGDGDVEDGFSDVGNKPPPLLMNKGLSSDSDKDSTSAGGCYSLPATPPRRRTRGPPTPIPVEVLGCKECASETEAADDMKSTRRRRRMRRRRIMKERLLRDTVFWEMKDYLVDSHTRISDDQPILQEPQEPLPVLITRPKGGQRSLRMDMDEVKACKELGFELELDTVVPGNINTMAFDTASSTSGGNSPSWRISSPGDDPRDVKARLKVWAQAVALASTSRHATP, encoded by the exons ATGGCTTCAGATGAGAGCATGAAAATCCGCTCATGTATTTCTATGCAAGATGTCTTGGATGATGACGACGTTGATTTCGATGATCCTCATCCTCGTCTTCTTCATCAtcaccccaaccaaaacttctccaggCTTTCCATCTGTACCAGCAGCTCAACCTATGGTGCTGATGAAGACGACGACGATGATATGGGCACGTACATGTCACGACTGTCCATTGAAAGCTTCGACGGCGGAGACGGCGACGTGGAAGACGGATTCTCCGATGTTGGGAATAAACCACCACCACTCCTTATGAATAAAGGACTATCTTCCGACTCAGACAAAGACTCAACCTCCGCCGGCGGCTGTTACTCACTTCCGGCAACCCCACCAAGGCGGAGGACGCGGGGGCCTCCCACACCAATCCCAGTTGAAGTATTAGGCTGCAAAGAGTGTGCTAGCGAGACTGAGGCGGCGGACGATATGAAGAGCACCAGAAGGCGGCGGAGGATGAGGAGGAGGAGAATCATGAAGGAGAGGTTGCTGCGTGACACTGTGTTTTGGGAGATGAAAGACTACTTGGTGGATAGTCATACTCGGATCAGTGATGATCAGCCAATATTACAGGAGCCGCAGGAGCCACTGCCTGTACTCATAACTAGGCCCAAGGGAGGGCAGAGGTCGCTGCGCATGGATATGGACGAAGTCAAGGCTTGTAAAGAGCTTGGATTTGAGTTGGAGTTGGATACTGTTGTGCCAGGTAATATTAACACTATGGCCTTCGACACTGCCAGTTCTACTAGCGGTGGCAACTCCCCTAGTTGGCGTATCTCTAGCCCAG GCGATGACCCTCGAGATGTAAAGGCCCGTCTCAAGGTTTGGGCACAAGCTGTGGCACTGGCATCCACATCTCGACACGCAACTCCTTGA
- the LOC133791023 gene encoding pectin acetylesterase 3-like, whose translation MKKKLMMVVLIAALLALSSVGHASALSESEQERVYSLFDENGSSAAAQQQPQPLMVPLTLISSAASTGAVCLDGTLPGYHLHPGSGSGANSWLIQLEGGGWCNTIRSCVYRKTTRRGSSKFMEKQLPFTGLLSNKPEENPDFYNWNRVKLRYCDGASFSGDSQNEASQLYFRGQRIWLAAIQELLSKGMKNAQQTLLSGCSAGGLASILHCDEFRSFFPETTKVKCLSDAGLFLDATDVSGGHTLRNFYKGVVSLQEVQKKLSGSCTNHLDPTSCFFPQNLIANIKTPLFLLNAAYDAWQLQASLAPPSADPHGSWNECKLNHARCNASQIQFLQDFRNQMIDAIKGFSLSSQNGLFINSCFAHCQSERQDTWFANDSPVLESKAIAISVGDWYFDREKIKAIDCAYPCDNTCHNLVFNNEDSSPNTMVYESKSTRLTTFTLQNLSTLASMTPLICFHCIILLCGWGFRMSKPMLLSYGLGLILFSYYFEQSSA comes from the exons ATGAAGAAGAAGTTGATGATGGTGGTGTTGATTGCGGCACTGCTGGCTCTTTCGTCGGTTGGCCATGCCTCTGCTCTCTCCGAATCAGAACAAGAAAGAGTGTATTCTTTGTTTGATGAGAATGGCTCCTCCGCCGCAGCCCAACAACAACCTCAGCCTCTCATGGTTCCCCTCACTCTCATCTCCTCTGCTGCTTCTACTGGAGCTG TGTGCTTGGATGGAACACTGCCCGGTTACCATCTTCACCCTGGCTCTGGATCGGGCGCAAACAGCTGGCTCATTCAGCTGGAG GGAGGAGGGTGGTGTAATACTATCCGAAGTTGTGTTTATCGGAAAACAACTCGCCGTGGTTCATCAAAATTTATGGAAAAGCAGCTGCCTTTCACCGGATTATTGAGCAATAAACCTGAAGAAAATCCTG ATTTTTATAACTGGAACCGAGTCAAGCTACGTTACTGTGATGGGGCATCGTTTAGTGGAGACTCTCAGAATGAG GCTTCTCAACTTTATTTCCGAGGACAACGGATATGGTTGGCTGCCATTCAAGAGTTACTCTCAAAGGGGATGAAGAATGCTCAACAG ACTCTTCTATCTGGATGCTCTGCTGGGGGTCTAGCCTCCATACTACATTGTGATGAGTTCAGGAGCTTCTTCCCAGAAACTACCAAAGTGAAATGTCTAAGTGATGCTGGATTATTCCTCGATGC AACTGATGTATCTGGTGGGCACACCCTGAGGAATTTTTATAAAGGCGTGGTTTCCTTGCAG GAGGTGCAAAAAAAATTGTCAGGAAGTTGTACCAACCACCTGGATCCCACCTCG TGTTTCTTCCCTCAGAATTTGATTGCAAATATTAAGACTCCACTGTTTCTATTAAATGCTGCTTATGATGCGTGGCAG CTCCAAGCTAGTTTAGCTCCCCCATCAGCTGATCCTCACGGTTCGTGGAATGAATGTAAATTAAATCATGCACGTTGTAATGCATCCCAAATCCAGTTTCTTCAAG ACTTCAGAAATCAAATGATTGATGCCATTAAAGGCTTCTCATTGTCCAGTCAAAATGGTTTATTCATAAATTCCTGTTTTGCCCATTGCCAGTCTGAGAGACAAGATACATGGTTTGCTAACGATTCTCCTGTTCTCGAAAGCAAG GCAATTGCAATATCTGTTGGAGACTGGTACTTTGATAGAGAAAAGATCAAAGCAATTGATTGTGCATATCCCTGTGACAACACCTGCCACAATCTTGTGTTTAA CAATGAAGATTCATCCCCCAATACTATGGTCTATGAATCTAAGTCCACAAGATTAACAACATTTACCCTCCAAAATCTGTCAACTTTGGCTTCCATGACGCCTCTAATATGTTTTCATTGCATCATTTTATTATGTGGTTGGGGTTTTCGTATGAGTAAGCCAATGCTATTGTCCTATGGCCTTGGATTAATTTTATTTTCATACTATTTCGAGCAGTCGAGTGCATGA